One Brachybacterium kimchii genomic window carries:
- a CDS encoding ABC transporter ATP-binding protein: protein MSAASPQSLSPSAVGSRGLASPDAEAVITARGLVRRYGSGRQAFVAVDGIDLEIRRGELFGLLGTNGAGKTSTLEVLEGLARPDEGTVRVLGHDPRRERAAVRPQQGLMLQTGGFPADLTVSEALRMWCSTLSSPREGAELLQEVDLADRARTRISSLSGGEVRRLDLACAIAGDPQILFLDEPTTGLDPQSRAGAWGLIRRLTERGTTIVLTTHYLEEAEALSDRLALMHRGRIVREGTVDEVVAGHPSTIRFRVPVSAPALPDLHGAATREGERTEVTTDSLQTDLARLLRWADQHSLVLEGLDARAASLETVFLTIAHEGDPS from the coding sequence ATGAGCGCGGCGAGCCCGCAGTCCCTGTCCCCGTCGGCCGTCGGATCCCGAGGCCTCGCCTCCCCGGACGCCGAGGCCGTGATCACCGCACGGGGGCTCGTGCGCCGCTACGGCAGCGGTCGGCAGGCCTTCGTGGCCGTCGACGGCATCGATCTCGAGATCCGCCGCGGCGAGCTCTTCGGACTGCTGGGCACCAACGGCGCCGGCAAGACCTCGACCCTCGAGGTGCTCGAGGGCCTGGCCCGGCCCGACGAGGGCACGGTGCGGGTGCTGGGGCACGATCCGCGGCGCGAGCGCGCCGCGGTGCGCCCGCAGCAGGGGCTCATGCTGCAGACGGGCGGCTTCCCCGCCGATCTCACCGTCTCCGAGGCCCTGCGGATGTGGTGCTCCACGCTGAGCTCCCCGCGCGAGGGGGCCGAGCTCCTGCAGGAGGTCGATCTCGCGGACCGGGCGCGCACCCGGATCTCCTCGCTCTCGGGCGGGGAGGTGCGTCGCCTCGACCTGGCCTGCGCGATCGCGGGCGATCCGCAGATCCTCTTCCTCGACGAGCCGACGACGGGGCTGGATCCGCAGTCCCGGGCGGGGGCATGGGGCCTGATCCGGCGCCTCACCGAGCGCGGGACCACGATCGTGCTGACCACGCACTACCTCGAGGAGGCGGAGGCGCTCTCCGACCGCCTCGCGCTCATGCACCGCGGTCGGATCGTGCGGGAGGGGACCGTCGACGAGGTCGTCGCCGGCCACCCCTCCACGATCCGCTTCCGGGTGCCCGTCTCGGCCCCGGCCCTGCCGGACCTCCACGGCGCCGCGACCCGGGAGGGCGAGCGCACGGAGGTCACCACCGACTCGCTCCAGACCGACCTGGCGCGCCTGCTGCGCTGGGCGGACCAGCACTCCCTGGTCCTCGAGGGCCTCGACGCCCGCGCGGCGAGCCTGGAGACCGTGTTCCTCACCATCGCCCACGAAGGAGATCCGTCATGA
- the upp gene encoding uracil phosphoribosyltransferase, whose amino-acid sequence MRVLELDHPLVAHKLTALRKAETRSSMFRLLADELVTLLAYEATRNVAVAPVEIQTPVTTMTGTRLTDPKPMVVPILRAGLGMLDGMTRLLPTAEVGFLGMVRNDETLEVTTYANRLPDDLTDRQCFVLDPMLATGHTLIASVNYLHERGAKDITCVTLLCAPEGLKTLEEQIDPAIDLTVVTAAIDEKLNEKGYIVPGLGDAGDRLFGVVD is encoded by the coding sequence ATGCGCGTGCTCGAACTCGACCATCCCCTCGTCGCCCACAAGCTGACGGCGCTCCGCAAGGCCGAGACGCGGTCCTCGATGTTCCGCCTCCTGGCCGACGAGCTGGTGACCCTGCTGGCCTACGAGGCCACGCGCAACGTCGCCGTCGCCCCCGTCGAGATCCAGACCCCGGTCACCACGATGACCGGCACGCGTCTGACGGATCCCAAGCCGATGGTGGTCCCGATCCTGCGCGCGGGCCTGGGCATGCTCGACGGCATGACGCGCCTGCTGCCCACGGCCGAGGTCGGCTTCCTGGGCATGGTCCGCAACGACGAGACCCTCGAGGTCACGACCTACGCGAACCGCCTCCCGGACGACCTCACCGACCGCCAGTGCTTCGTGCTGGATCCGATGCTCGCGACCGGCCACACCCTCATCGCCTCCGTGAACTACCTGCACGAGCGCGGCGCGAAGGACATCACCTGCGTGACCCTGCTGTGCGCCCCCGAGGGCCTGAAGACCCTCGAGGAGCAGATCGACCCGGCCATCGACCTCACCGTGGTCACCGCCGCGATCGACGAGAAGCTCAACGAGAAGGGCTACATCGTCCCCGGCCTCGGCGACGCGGGCGACCGCCTCTTCGGCGTCGTCGACTGA
- a CDS encoding dihydrofolate reductase family protein, protein MTRYRFFTATSLDGFLADEHESLDWLLSQPTDAEQSILPYDVFVQDVGAIVTGRATYDWVVGHLETVADAWVYDQPTFVFSHRELPEDFTGITRVSGPPAAHRARLEEVAGDKDVWIVGGGDLAFSFAEAGMLDEVFVSIAPVTLGSGKPLMGGRLDLELRELGRNGALLEARFAVTGARS, encoded by the coding sequence ATGACCCGCTATCGCTTCTTCACCGCGACCAGCCTCGACGGATTCCTCGCCGACGAGCACGAGAGCCTGGACTGGCTGCTCTCCCAGCCCACCGACGCGGAGCAGAGCATCCTGCCCTACGACGTGTTCGTGCAGGACGTGGGTGCGATCGTCACGGGGCGCGCCACCTATGACTGGGTCGTGGGCCACCTCGAGACCGTCGCTGACGCCTGGGTCTACGACCAGCCCACGTTCGTCTTCTCCCACCGGGAGCTGCCCGAGGACTTCACGGGCATCACCCGCGTCTCCGGTCCGCCCGCCGCGCACCGCGCCCGGCTCGAGGAGGTCGCGGGCGACAAGGACGTCTGGATCGTGGGCGGCGGGGACCTCGCGTTCTCCTTCGCGGAGGCCGGGATGCTCGATGAGGTCTTCGTGTCCATCGCCCCCGTGACCCTCGGCAGCGGGAAGCCGCTGATGGGAGGGCGCCTCGACCTCGAGCTGCGCGAGCTCGGGCGGAACGGCGCCCTGCTCGAGGCGCGGTTCGCGGTCACGGGTGCGCGCAGCTGA
- a CDS encoding ABC transporter permease has translation MTAAASAPAADRAPRRAHGHRLPGHRLLGLARAEMTMLLRNRMQLVTAVLMPIAVPFLYLPIARQGSGPAQLANALGMMFVIVLLFVVYYNLLSTYVARRQDLVLKRLRTGEASDATVLAAGAVPALLIAAVMIGVMTAISVPLLDLPTPQHPLLPVVGLALGAVLLVPLALATANITRTVESAQVTCLPLMAVAVIGTGAAVPLSLMPDWFARLVSLVPSAPIVALVRLGWLGVDPAGDPVTGSAVWADAGLQLLILVVWLVLACWFVRLRFRWEPRA, from the coding sequence ATGACCGCCGCCGCCTCCGCTCCCGCCGCCGACCGCGCCCCGCGGCGCGCGCACGGGCACCGCCTGCCCGGGCACCGCCTGCTGGGCCTGGCCCGCGCCGAGATGACGATGCTGCTGCGCAACCGGATGCAGCTGGTCACGGCAGTGCTGATGCCCATCGCCGTCCCGTTCCTGTACCTGCCGATCGCGCGGCAGGGCTCGGGGCCCGCGCAGCTCGCGAACGCCCTCGGGATGATGTTCGTGATCGTCCTGCTGTTCGTCGTCTACTACAACCTGCTCTCCACCTATGTCGCGCGCCGCCAGGACCTCGTCCTCAAGCGCCTGCGCACCGGCGAGGCCTCGGACGCGACGGTCCTCGCGGCGGGCGCCGTGCCCGCGCTCCTCATCGCGGCGGTCATGATCGGTGTGATGACGGCGATCTCGGTGCCGCTGCTGGACCTGCCGACGCCGCAGCATCCGCTGCTGCCCGTGGTGGGCCTCGCGCTCGGGGCCGTGCTCCTGGTGCCGCTCGCGCTCGCGACCGCGAACATCACCCGCACCGTCGAGTCCGCGCAGGTCACGTGCCTCCCGCTCATGGCCGTCGCCGTCATCGGCACCGGCGCCGCCGTGCCCCTGTCGCTCATGCCCGACTGGTTCGCGCGACTGGTCTCGCTCGTCCCCTCGGCCCCGATCGTCGCCCTGGTGCGCCTGGGCTGGCTGGGCGTCGACCCCGCCGGCGACCCGGTGACCGGATCGGCCGTCTGGGCCGACGCGGGCCTGCAGCTCCTGATCCTCGTGGTCTGGCTCGTCCTCGCCTGCTGGTTCGTGCGACTGCGCTTCCGCTGGGAGCCCCGCGCATGA
- a CDS encoding winged helix family transcriptional regulator, translating into MSITLNSPVTQTRTPQSAAGQSPAARVERPAHDRGPRALRPQHAGRPAFRAPGAAGQSAGSSALAAAPESDQVTLTLTVTLPAGTPDVEAAQIADALRANARRLTAGRRASASVGVRSPRPFSPAGEAAETGTTSTAPTLRALPPRTQDGEAAQPERTRRTGVVSPNSPARRDAEAARQRLLRATAVSPNVAPAASTDCSLVIDLFGRRVRIDGEDVDLTYKEFELLAHLARGARRIIGRDELMESVWADASSETGERTVDVHVRRVRAKLGRYRRLISTVRGAGYRLDTGSDVAILD; encoded by the coding sequence ATGAGCATCACCCTGAACAGTCCTGTCACCCAGACCCGCACCCCGCAGAGCGCCGCCGGTCAGAGCCCGGCCGCCCGCGTCGAGCGCCCCGCGCACGATCGCGGACCCCGCGCCCTGCGCCCCCAGCACGCCGGCCGTCCCGCCTTCCGGGCCCCCGGTGCCGCCGGGCAGTCCGCCGGATCGTCGGCACTGGCCGCCGCGCCGGAGTCCGACCAGGTCACGCTGACCCTCACGGTCACGCTGCCGGCCGGCACGCCCGACGTCGAAGCGGCCCAGATCGCCGACGCGCTGCGCGCCAACGCCCGTCGCCTGACGGCCGGCCGCCGCGCCTCGGCGAGCGTGGGCGTGCGCTCCCCGCGCCCCTTCTCCCCCGCCGGCGAGGCTGCGGAGACGGGCACCACGAGCACCGCGCCCACCCTGCGGGCGCTCCCGCCGCGCACCCAGGACGGCGAGGCCGCGCAGCCCGAGCGCACGCGCCGCACCGGCGTCGTCTCGCCGAACTCCCCGGCCCGCCGGGACGCCGAGGCGGCACGTCAGCGCCTGCTGCGCGCCACCGCCGTGAGCCCGAACGTCGCTCCCGCCGCGAGCACGGACTGCTCGCTGGTGATCGACCTCTTCGGCCGCCGCGTGCGCATCGACGGCGAGGACGTGGACCTCACCTACAAGGAGTTCGAGCTGCTCGCGCACCTGGCGCGCGGCGCCCGTCGGATCATCGGCCGCGACGAGCTCATGGAGTCCGTGTGGGCCGACGCCTCGTCCGAGACCGGTGAGCGCACCGTCGACGTGCACGTGCGCCGCGTGCGCGCGAAGCTCGGCCGCTACCGCCGCCTGATCTCCACGGTGCGCGGCGCGGGCTACCGCCTGGACACCGGCAGCGACGTCGCGATCCTCGACTGA
- a CDS encoding nucleoside deaminase, which translates to MGLALDEARASAEREPADVPIGAVVLDPTGRVIARAGNRREADEDPTAHAEILALREAARATGRWNLTGCTLAVTLEPCTMCAGAIVLARIARVVVGAPDPKAGAAGSLYDLVREPRLNHRAELTTGVREQECGDLLRGFFRARRGR; encoded by the coding sequence ATGGGCCTCGCCCTCGACGAGGCGCGCGCCTCCGCGGAGCGAGAGCCGGCCGACGTCCCGATCGGCGCCGTCGTCCTGGACCCGACCGGGCGCGTGATCGCGCGCGCCGGCAACCGCAGGGAGGCCGACGAGGACCCCACCGCGCACGCCGAGATCCTCGCCCTGCGCGAGGCGGCCCGCGCGACGGGCCGCTGGAACCTCACCGGCTGCACCCTCGCCGTCACCCTCGAACCGTGCACCATGTGCGCCGGGGCGATCGTGCTCGCGCGGATCGCGCGGGTGGTCGTCGGCGCACCCGACCCGAAGGCCGGGGCCGCCGGGTCCCTCTACGACCTCGTGCGCGAACCCCGGCTGAACCACCGCGCGGAGCTCACCACGGGCGTGCGGGAGCAGGAGTGCGGGGACCTGCTGCGCGGCTTCTTCCGGGCGCGGCGGGGGCGATGA
- a CDS encoding chromosome partitioning protein, whose product MIAQARIDSDRSATVHLADEEIGIHGEHISEVRANVKSVFIDAARRAGRDLDVVIVEPDATHHLRVEPSGRISTREADDRPLFGPSAGRAGHGTGSPSAHSSPAHSYSASSFDVASFGQGSFDPDGDVEATAVHPAVPEGGTADSPSWIPPSLLGEETHEAQDEQDSQDVPGVRDPRDEQRSHDAQGAHEERVADAAGSGAQTGAASGPGVGPTTAIAPSASAASPAPAPAAPTAPAPASTAASPAEPGDQAGRSARPGHGRRAAPTTAQQAPSSAPVADAPQAADPQPSGESRRPTLQDLQSAGRQPSPAPATRGWQGTLTRLTGGRISPRPGRAEREERAQMQRISRTLDGPKNIAVVNLKGGAHKTTASLMIAATLGMARGGGVLAWDNNETRGTLGWRGAPAEHHRTAIDLLRDLDQLRTEQATVSDLDRYVRRQEATRFDILASDEDPGSSALIDDAAFRELDETLSRFYRLKVIDTGNNVRASNWLAGVQSADQLVIISTLREDTFNAAAWMIDELRATGLAEQVDHAVTILSHSSGKKMDPSLRTQLHKHFGAHTRAIVEVPFEEQFVDGAPLDFSRIHPETRAAWLRATAEIVDGL is encoded by the coding sequence ATGATCGCGCAGGCGCGCATCGACTCCGACCGGTCCGCGACCGTCCACCTGGCCGATGAGGAGATCGGGATCCACGGGGAGCACATCTCCGAGGTGCGGGCGAACGTCAAGAGCGTGTTCATCGACGCCGCCCGTCGCGCGGGGCGCGACCTCGACGTCGTGATCGTCGAGCCCGACGCCACGCACCATCTGCGCGTGGAGCCCTCGGGCCGCATCAGCACCCGCGAGGCCGACGACCGGCCGCTCTTCGGCCCGTCCGCAGGCCGTGCCGGCCACGGGACGGGCTCACCCTCAGCGCACTCCTCCCCTGCGCACTCCTACTCCGCGAGCTCGTTCGACGTGGCCTCGTTCGGACAGGGCTCGTTCGATCCCGACGGGGACGTCGAGGCGACCGCCGTGCACCCCGCGGTCCCCGAGGGCGGCACGGCGGACAGCCCCTCCTGGATCCCGCCGTCGCTGCTCGGCGAGGAGACCCACGAGGCGCAGGACGAGCAGGACTCCCAGGACGTTCCGGGAGTCCGGGACCCCCGCGACGAGCAGCGCTCCCACGACGCCCAGGGCGCCCACGAGGAGCGCGTCGCCGATGCCGCCGGCTCCGGTGCGCAGACCGGTGCGGCGAGCGGGCCGGGCGTCGGCCCCACGACGGCGATCGCGCCGAGCGCCTCCGCCGCATCGCCCGCGCCGGCCCCCGCCGCCCCGACGGCGCCGGCCCCCGCTTCCACGGCGGCCTCGCCCGCCGAGCCCGGCGACCAGGCGGGCCGCTCGGCGCGTCCCGGCCACGGCCGCCGCGCCGCCCCGACGACGGCGCAGCAGGCTCCCTCCTCCGCACCGGTGGCGGACGCGCCGCAGGCGGCGGACCCGCAGCCGTCGGGCGAGAGCCGTCGGCCCACCCTCCAGGACCTCCAGTCCGCCGGCCGTCAGCCGTCGCCCGCCCCGGCGACCCGCGGCTGGCAGGGCACCCTCACGCGACTGACCGGCGGGCGGATCTCCCCGCGCCCCGGCCGCGCCGAGCGCGAGGAGCGCGCCCAGATGCAGCGCATCTCCCGCACCCTCGACGGCCCGAAGAACATCGCCGTCGTGAACCTCAAGGGCGGCGCCCACAAGACCACCGCCTCGCTCATGATCGCGGCGACGCTGGGCATGGCCCGCGGCGGCGGCGTGCTGGCCTGGGACAACAACGAGACCCGGGGCACGCTGGGCTGGCGCGGCGCGCCCGCCGAGCACCACCGCACCGCGATCGACCTGCTGCGCGACCTCGACCAGCTGCGCACCGAACAGGCCACCGTCTCGGACCTCGACCGCTACGTGCGCCGGCAGGAGGCCACCCGCTTCGACATCCTCGCCTCCGACGAGGATCCGGGCTCCTCCGCCCTGATCGACGACGCCGCCTTCCGCGAGCTCGACGAGACCCTCTCGCGGTTCTACCGCCTCAAGGTCATCGACACCGGGAACAACGTGCGCGCCTCGAACTGGCTGGCCGGCGTCCAGTCGGCCGATCAGCTGGTGATCATCTCGACCCTGCGCGAGGACACCTTCAACGCCGCCGCCTGGATGATCGACGAGCTGCGCGCGACCGGTCTCGCCGAGCAGGTCGACCACGCCGTGACGATCCTGTCGCACTCCTCGGGCAAGAAGATGGACCCCTCGCTGCGCACTCAGCTGCACAAGCACTTCGGCGCGCACACCCGCGCGATCGTCGAGGTCCCCTTCGAGGAGCAGTTCGTGGACGGCGCACCGCTGGACTTCTCGCGGATCCACCCGGAGACCCGGGCCGCGTGGCTGCGGGCGACCGCCGAGATCGTCGACGGCCTGTGA
- a CDS encoding sensor histidine kinase, translating to MSTLEAPDVGRPWEIFRVYTLWSLAVLMLLLPLLLLSAPGAADAPLLAPEGALRDGPDAAFLVLQSLTSAVSVLVLCRAWARGEAGPRGRWDLPEVGALRVHGAGARALALSPLVPAALAAARTAWADDASAHAPVLLACLGAALTGQALRLPWTTGILAAGATAGVGVLLGTSRNEASILAGLVIAFVAVARSSLWLAAIVRDLERARVAQAQLAVAEERLRFARDLHDVTGRDLSAIVVTAELTGKLVEREDPRALERSREVAQIARSSLAEVRALVRGYREADLAAELQGTVSLLRSAGIEAAVGGSPEDIPGSRAATAAWVLREAGTNVLRHSSADSVRIDLAPGGITVVNDGVSVTGTPVVMGSGLRGVRERLAPEGTLTARLDGERFVLSAVFEDPGEATNTVAESTAAESPVAESPVAESPVPEEAP from the coding sequence ATGAGCACGCTCGAGGCGCCTGATGTGGGACGCCCCTGGGAGATCTTCCGCGTCTACACGCTGTGGTCGCTGGCCGTGCTCATGCTCCTCCTGCCGCTCCTGCTGCTCAGCGCGCCCGGCGCGGCCGACGCGCCGCTGCTCGCCCCCGAGGGCGCCCTGCGCGATGGCCCCGATGCCGCGTTCCTCGTCCTCCAGTCCCTGACCTCGGCCGTGTCCGTCCTCGTGCTGTGCCGCGCCTGGGCGCGGGGCGAGGCCGGGCCCCGCGGCCGATGGGACCTTCCCGAGGTCGGGGCGCTGCGCGTGCACGGGGCCGGGGCGCGCGCCCTGGCGCTGTCCCCGCTGGTCCCCGCGGCCCTCGCGGCGGCGCGGACCGCATGGGCCGACGACGCGTCGGCCCACGCCCCCGTGCTGCTGGCATGCCTCGGTGCGGCGCTGACGGGACAGGCCCTCCGCCTCCCCTGGACGACGGGGATCCTCGCCGCCGGGGCCACCGCCGGCGTGGGCGTGCTCCTGGGCACGAGCAGGAACGAGGCCTCGATCCTCGCGGGGCTCGTGATCGCGTTCGTCGCGGTCGCCCGCAGCTCGCTGTGGCTCGCCGCGATCGTCCGGGACCTCGAGAGGGCTCGGGTGGCCCAGGCCCAGCTCGCGGTCGCCGAGGAGCGGCTGCGCTTCGCCCGCGATCTCCACGACGTCACCGGCCGGGACCTCTCGGCGATCGTCGTCACCGCGGAGCTGACCGGGAAGCTCGTCGAGCGCGAGGATCCCCGCGCGCTCGAGCGCAGCCGGGAGGTCGCGCAGATCGCCCGCTCGTCCCTCGCCGAGGTCCGGGCGCTGGTGCGCGGCTACCGGGAGGCCGATCTCGCCGCCGAGCTGCAGGGCACCGTCTCCCTGCTGCGCTCGGCCGGGATCGAGGCGGCGGTCGGCGGGAGTCCGGAGGACATCCCCGGGTCCCGCGCGGCGACGGCCGCCTGGGTGCTCCGGGAGGCCGGCACCAACGTGCTGCGGCATTCGAGCGCCGACTCGGTGCGCATCGACCTCGCACCGGGCGGGATCACCGTGGTCAACGACGGGGTGAGCGTCACGGGGACCCCTGTCGTGATGGGCAGCGGGCTGCGCGGGGTCCGAGAGCGGCTCGCGCCGGAGGGGACCCTGACGGCCCGCCTCGACGGCGAGCGCTTCGTCCTGTCGGCGGTGTTCGAGGACCCTGGAGAAGCAACGAACACCGTCGCAGAGAGCACGGCCGCAGAGAGCCCCGTCGCCGAGAGTCCCGTCGCCGAGAGCCCCGTCCCTGAGGAGGCCCCATGA
- a CDS encoding response regulator transcription factor, which translates to MTAPIRLVLVDDETVIRSALATMLDLEDDLEVLAQAGSAAEGEGLMAAHAPDVAVLDLQLPDGDGLELAARTLEVSPATRCLILTSHARPGYLKRALAQGVLGFLPKTVSGEQLAEAVRAVAQGRRAIDPELAAETIASGDSPLTPREADVLEYAADGASIEQIARRAHLAEGTVRNYLSNAQAKLQASNRHEASQIARRHGWI; encoded by the coding sequence ATGACCGCCCCCATCCGTCTCGTCCTCGTGGACGACGAGACCGTGATCCGCTCCGCCCTGGCCACCATGCTCGACCTGGAGGACGACCTGGAGGTCCTCGCGCAGGCGGGGAGCGCCGCCGAGGGCGAGGGCCTGATGGCCGCCCACGCGCCCGATGTCGCGGTGCTCGACCTGCAGCTGCCCGACGGGGACGGCCTCGAGCTCGCCGCCCGCACGCTCGAGGTCTCCCCCGCCACCCGGTGCCTGATCCTCACCTCGCACGCCCGGCCCGGCTACCTCAAGCGCGCGCTCGCCCAGGGCGTGCTGGGATTCCTGCCGAAGACGGTCTCCGGGGAGCAGCTCGCCGAGGCCGTGCGCGCCGTCGCGCAGGGACGCCGTGCGATCGACCCCGAGCTCGCCGCGGAGACCATCGCCTCCGGCGACTCCCCGCTCACCCCGCGCGAGGCCGACGTGCTCGAGTACGCGGCCGACGGCGCCAGCATCGAGCAGATCGCACGGCGCGCGCACCTGGCCGAGGGGACGGTCCGCAACTACCTCTCGAACGCGCAGGCGAAGCTCCAGGCCAGCAACCGGCACGAGGCCTCGCAGATCGCGCGGCGGCACGGCTGGATCTGA